The Scyliorhinus canicula chromosome 13, sScyCan1.1, whole genome shotgun sequence genome contains a region encoding:
- the LOC119975836 gene encoding zinc-binding protein A33-like — MAFRQQEESWTEEAICPICLDFFTDPVSLECGHNFCRSCITQFWEKERNSCPECRQEFPERNLTGSWALVNLAEKARKLKLNQKEKESKLHCEEHQEELKLFCETDKKLICVNCVVSQEHREHRFIPIKEAVEIYKDEAKSSLDSLTQKKSTVLEMEQQQKQKISQIRKQSVSLQSHITSEFTKMHQILTEKEQRFIRDLREEEETILKPMEENLCEIQENLNSIQEKLLKLENQLEQKDGVRFLKEEASGKRRISDEIKILSLADGVLSIGKFNNPFPFPCWRGILDVINPVSVTLDVETANPELEVSEDLKSLRWTGTQRSLRGIRKRFTHSECVLGSGGFTSGRHYWEVEVTGNREWSLGVAAESVERKDWIRLSPGTGFWTIGRVNDQFYINSSPQPRLRVGQKPGKVGVYLSYESGTVSFYNVDTKSHLHTFTGNKFTEKLYPFFWTRDVNQFLRICSGSDPDRERGGALEW; from the exons ATGGCTTTCAGACAACAGGAGGAAAGTTGGACCGAGGAGGCAATTTGTCCCATTTGTCTTGATTTCTTCACTGATCCGGTTTCACTGGAGTGTGGACACAACTTCTGCCGCTCCTGTATCACCCAGTTTTGGGAAAAGGAGAGAAACTCCTGCCCGGAATGTCGACAGGAGTTTCCAGAAAGAAACCTCACAGGAAGTTGGGCCTTAGTGAATCTGGCTGAGAAAGCTCGAAAATTAAAGCTGAATCAGAAAGAGAAGGAAAGTAAACTTCACTGTGAGGAACATCAGGAAGAACTGAAGCTGTTTTGTGAAACTGACAAGAAATTGATCTGTGTGAATTGTGTAGTTTCACAGGAACACAGAGAACACCGCTTCATCCCAATTAAAGAAGCTGTTGAAATCTACAAG GATGAGGCGAAATCTTCCTTAGATTCTCTCACACAGAAGAAATCGACGGTTCTagaaatggagcagcagcagaaacaGAAGATTTCCCAAATTAGG AAACAGTCGGTCAGTCTGCAGAGCCACATCACATCCGAGTTCACTAAAATGCACCAGATTCTCACTGAGAAAGAGCAGCGTTTCATCCGAGATCTCAGGGAAGAAGAGGAAACAATTCTAAAACCGATGGAGGAAAATCTTTGTGAAATTCaggagaatttaaattctattCAGGAGAAACTCTTAAAGTTGGAAAACCAGTTGGAACAAAAAGACGGAGTGAGATTTCTGAAG GAAGAAGCATCTgggaagaggag GATTAGCGATGAGATTAAAATACTGTCACTAGCAGATGGTGTCCTGTCCATCGGAAAATTCAACAACCCTTTCCCATTCCCATGTTGGAGAGGAATACTGGATGTCATTAACCCTG tctctgtgacCCTGGATGTGGAAACAGCGAATCCCGAGCTCGAGGTGTCTGAAGATCTGAAGAGTTTGAGATGGACCGGGACCCAGAGGAGTCTCCGTGGCATCAGGAAGAGGTTTACACACTCTGAATGTGTGCTGGGATCAGGGGGATTCACATCGGGGAGACATtactgggaggtggaggtgacgGGGAATCGGGAATGGAGTCTGGGAGTAGCCGCAGAGTCTGTGGAGAGGAAggactggatcagactgagcccaGGGACTGGATTCTGGACCATTGGGCGGGTTAATGATCAGTTTTATATAAATTCCTCTCCTCAACCCCGTCTCCGTGTTGGTCAGAAACCCGGGAAGGTGGGAGTTTATCTCAGTTATGAGTCTGGGACAGTTTCATTTTACAACGTGGACACCAAGTCCCATCTCCACACCTTCACTGGGAATAAATTCACTGAGAAACTTTATCCTTTCTTCTGGACTCGGGATGTAAACCAGTTTCTGAGAATCTGCTCCGGTTCTGATCCTGATCGGGAAAGGGGCGGAGCCTTGGAGTGGTGA